In Thamnophis elegans isolate rThaEle1 chromosome 4, rThaEle1.pri, whole genome shotgun sequence, the following proteins share a genomic window:
- the C4H6orf163 gene encoding uncharacterized protein C6orf163 homolog: protein MLWPSITILLYIEIGADLKQEDIDQREQEIQKRIAKVQTKLLLQADADKEYAVEDALTRAEALHQKDIEELKKKHQQVLENTVKKTRAEMLQHLELELKRESEAAEQRNTHKLQRMILQLAMEKMAAVAEGRQDERCKAAVLLAKQEKKFSDQIHKAGIIANEIYQKNLQQLSWEKKYELEAAFLVSQKEFEEETRKLLESADNVREAQLEVVNTEVTKKESEILSLNQQLECMTAWKDSLEAEILEIREAFQKYINLTFPQLAPGQADFILPFRKISEFRDSGVEL from the exons ATGCTGTGGCCTTCAATTACTATATTGCTTTATATAGAGATCGGAGCAGACCTTAAGCAAGAAGATATAGACCAAAGAGAACAGGAAATACAAAAGCGAATAGCTAAAGTACAGACTAAACTCTTGCTTCAG GCTGACGCAGACAAAGAATATGCAGTGGAAGATGCTCTCACTCGTGCTGAAGCTCTGCACCAGAAAGATATTGAAGAACTTAAAAAGAAACATCAACAAGTATTAGAA AATACTGTGAAGAAAACAAGGGCTGAAATGCTGCAGCACCTGGAACTGGAGCTGAAGAGAGAATCGGAGGCAGCTGAACAGAGGAACACTCACAAACTTCAGCGGATGATACTACAGCTGGCTATGGAAAAAATGGCAGCCGTGGCTGAAGGGAGGCAGGATGAGAGATGCAAGGCAGCCGTACTTCTTGCCAAACAGGAAAA AAAATTTTCAGATCAAATCCACAAGGCTGGGATCATTGCTAACGAAATTTATCAGAAGAACCTGCAACAGTTATCCTGGGAGAAAAAATATGAACTGGAAGCCGCCTTTCTGGTCTCCCAGAAGGAGTTTGAGGAAGAGACAAGGAAACTGCTTGAAAGTGCTGACAATGTTCGCGAGGCTCAGCTTGAAGTGGTGAACACTGAAGTGAccaagaaagaaagtgaaatccTATCTCTGAACCAGCAGCTGGAATGTATGACAGCCTGGAAAGACAGCTTGGAAGCCGAAATATTAGAAATCAGGGAAGCTTTTCAGAAATACATTAACCTCACATTTCCGCAGCTTGCCCCGGGGCAAGCAGATTTCATCTTACCTTTCCGAAAAATATCTGAATTCAGAGACTCTGGTGTAGAACTGTAA